A region from the Sandaracinus amylolyticus genome encodes:
- a CDS encoding YdcH family protein has protein sequence MARSQSRQVDPLKELDRLERRHKKLKERVAEYEARMFLTNTEQLDLAKLKKQKLATKDAIENLRVPSS, from the coding sequence ATGGCGAGGTCGCAGTCGCGTCAGGTCGATCCCCTCAAGGAGCTGGACCGCCTCGAGAGGCGCCACAAGAAGCTCAAGGAGCGCGTCGCTGAGTACGAGGCTCGGATGTTCCTCACCAACACCGAGCAGCTCGACCTGGCGAAGCTGAAGAAGCAGAAGCTGGCGACCAAGGACGCGATCGAGAACCTACGGGTCCCGTCGAGCTGA
- the secA gene encoding preprotein translocase subunit SecA, translating to MLQDILKKLFGTNHERQIRKIQPRVAAINALEPEIKKLSDAQLKARTAELKQKLDNGATLDDVLFEAFATAREAGRRVLGMRHYDVQLIGGMVLHDGKIAEMKTGEGKTLVATLPCYLNALSGKGVHVVTVNDYLAKRDAEWMGRLYNWLGLSYGVVIPSQSDQAKKNAYRADITYGQNNEFGFDYLRDNMKFSIYDYAQRELNFAIVDEVDSILVDEARTPLIISGQGEVASDKYLRIARIMPRLRKDEHYVVDEKFHNATFTEEGIERAQQLLVEAGIMKSENLFDPVNLETLHILNKSLIAHTLYKRDQHYMVTADQKVVIVDEFTGRVLAGRRWSDGLHQAVEAKEGVPIQAENRTLATISFQNYFRLYKKIAGMTGTADTEAEEFHKIYKLDVTVIPTNKPIQRSDQDDLVFKTEREKFKAVYEDIVECHKAGQPVLVGTTSVEKSEALHRMLAKAEIPHNVLNAKQHEREAYVVAQAGRKGAITIATNMAGRGTDILLGGNPEMLAKYRVMDRANAEGNVELLQSRELFEAAVKEEQTRLEAECAQERKEVLAAGGLQIVGTERHESRRIDNQLRGRAGRQGDPGASRFYLSLEDDLMRIFAGERIQAMMTTLGMEEGVPIEHKWVTNAVANAQKKVEERNFDIRKNLLEYDDVMNQQRKSIYALRRQVLEGQYRTVPTEDEIKKGVKPEPIVKEIDEELRKRAKPTLERMVKVHGAKAIPPQPPARPQPPPRNATPEQLSAFNDVVRAYDVAAREWQESMRAWQETALAANVADLDEVRWQALERNIYDVFGCRVHIEKIAKKPKLVLETIEKEVGMSLSEQRERMLDLVDDIVGKLVERTCPPNKHAEDWDFDGLRKSYEETFGLKAGAVEKFHDVEDLAERLYKDGEAVLLKKEKEIGPENLLAAFRNFYLREIDRQWLDHLTNMDQLRDGIGLRGYGQRDPKKEYKKEGYDLFVGMTESIKAQVAFSMFRIQVMREEDVRRLEEQRRREVEAQQQRIMQQHIAAATTNAGPGTQPVASSSGIGAARGGARAAAAGVPAAAARGGRTIVPAQQAAAAAAPKVETVRRDKPKVGRNDPCYCGSGKKYKNCHMRTDQQSEPALDSVAPEAKSVDEAQG from the coding sequence ATGCTGCAGGACATCCTCAAGAAGCTCTTCGGCACCAACCACGAGCGGCAGATCCGCAAGATCCAGCCGCGCGTGGCCGCGATCAACGCGCTCGAGCCGGAGATCAAGAAGCTCTCGGACGCGCAGCTGAAGGCCAGGACCGCCGAGCTCAAGCAGAAGCTCGACAACGGCGCGACCCTCGACGACGTCCTGTTCGAAGCGTTCGCGACCGCGCGTGAAGCGGGCCGCCGCGTCCTCGGGATGCGTCACTACGACGTGCAGCTGATCGGCGGCATGGTCCTGCACGACGGCAAGATCGCCGAGATGAAGACCGGCGAAGGCAAGACGCTGGTCGCGACGCTTCCTTGCTACCTCAACGCGCTCTCGGGCAAGGGCGTCCACGTCGTCACGGTCAACGACTACCTCGCCAAGCGCGACGCCGAGTGGATGGGCCGCCTCTACAACTGGCTCGGCCTGTCGTACGGCGTCGTCATTCCTTCGCAGAGCGATCAGGCGAAGAAGAACGCGTATCGCGCAGACATCACGTACGGCCAGAACAACGAGTTCGGCTTCGACTATCTGCGCGACAACATGAAGTTCAGCATCTACGACTACGCGCAGCGCGAGCTGAACTTCGCGATCGTCGACGAGGTCGACTCCATCCTCGTGGACGAGGCGCGCACGCCGCTGATCATCAGCGGGCAGGGCGAGGTCGCGAGCGACAAGTACCTGCGTATCGCGCGCATCATGCCGCGCCTCCGCAAGGACGAGCACTACGTCGTCGACGAGAAGTTCCACAACGCGACGTTCACCGAGGAAGGCATCGAGCGCGCGCAGCAGCTGCTCGTCGAGGCCGGGATCATGAAGAGCGAGAACCTCTTCGATCCGGTCAACCTCGAGACGCTGCACATCCTGAACAAGTCGCTCATCGCGCACACGCTCTACAAGCGCGACCAGCACTACATGGTCACGGCCGATCAGAAGGTCGTGATCGTCGACGAGTTCACGGGACGCGTGCTCGCGGGACGCCGCTGGTCCGACGGCCTGCACCAGGCGGTCGAGGCGAAGGAGGGCGTGCCGATCCAGGCCGAGAACCGGACGCTCGCGACCATCTCGTTCCAGAACTACTTCCGCCTCTACAAGAAGATCGCCGGCATGACCGGCACCGCCGACACCGAGGCCGAGGAGTTCCACAAGATCTACAAGCTGGACGTCACCGTCATCCCGACGAACAAGCCGATCCAGCGAAGCGATCAGGACGACCTCGTCTTCAAGACCGAGCGCGAGAAGTTCAAGGCGGTCTACGAGGACATCGTCGAGTGCCACAAGGCGGGCCAGCCGGTGCTCGTCGGCACCACGAGCGTCGAGAAGAGCGAAGCGCTCCACCGCATGCTCGCGAAGGCCGAGATCCCCCACAACGTGCTGAACGCGAAGCAGCACGAGCGCGAGGCGTACGTCGTCGCGCAGGCGGGCCGGAAGGGCGCCATCACCATCGCGACGAACATGGCCGGCCGCGGCACCGACATCTTGCTGGGCGGCAACCCCGAGATGCTCGCGAAGTACCGCGTGATGGATCGCGCGAACGCCGAGGGGAACGTCGAGCTGCTCCAGAGCCGCGAGCTCTTCGAGGCCGCGGTGAAGGAAGAGCAGACGCGGCTCGAGGCCGAGTGCGCGCAGGAGCGCAAAGAGGTGCTCGCCGCGGGTGGCCTCCAGATCGTCGGCACCGAGCGCCACGAGTCGCGCCGCATCGACAACCAGCTGCGCGGTCGTGCGGGCCGTCAGGGCGATCCCGGCGCCAGCCGCTTCTACCTGAGCCTCGAAGACGACCTCATGCGCATCTTCGCCGGTGAGCGCATCCAGGCGATGATGACGACGCTCGGGATGGAGGAGGGCGTCCCGATCGAGCACAAGTGGGTGACGAACGCCGTCGCCAACGCGCAGAAGAAGGTCGAGGAGCGGAACTTCGACATCCGCAAGAACCTCCTCGAGTACGACGACGTGATGAACCAGCAGCGCAAGAGCATCTACGCGCTGCGCCGTCAGGTCCTCGAAGGTCAGTACCGCACCGTCCCGACCGAGGACGAGATCAAGAAGGGCGTGAAGCCCGAGCCCATCGTCAAGGAGATCGACGAGGAGCTCCGCAAGCGCGCGAAGCCGACGCTCGAGCGCATGGTGAAGGTGCACGGCGCGAAGGCGATCCCGCCGCAGCCCCCGGCGCGTCCCCAGCCTCCGCCGCGCAACGCGACGCCCGAGCAGCTGAGCGCGTTCAACGACGTCGTGCGTGCGTACGACGTGGCAGCGCGCGAGTGGCAGGAGTCGATGCGCGCGTGGCAGGAGACCGCGCTCGCCGCGAACGTCGCCGACCTCGACGAGGTGCGCTGGCAGGCGCTCGAGCGGAACATCTACGACGTCTTCGGCTGCCGCGTTCACATCGAGAAGATCGCGAAGAAGCCGAAGCTCGTGCTCGAGACGATCGAGAAGGAAGTCGGCATGTCGCTGAGCGAGCAGCGCGAGCGCATGCTCGACCTCGTCGACGACATCGTGGGCAAGCTCGTCGAGCGCACCTGCCCGCCGAACAAGCACGCGGAGGACTGGGACTTCGACGGGCTGCGCAAGTCGTACGAGGAGACGTTCGGGCTCAAGGCCGGCGCGGTCGAGAAGTTCCACGACGTCGAGGACCTGGCGGAGCGTCTCTACAAGGACGGCGAGGCCGTGCTCCTCAAGAAGGAGAAGGAGATCGGCCCCGAGAACCTGCTCGCGGCGTTCCGCAACTTCTACCTCCGCGAGATCGACCGTCAGTGGCTCGACCACCTGACGAACATGGACCAGCTGCGCGACGGCATCGGCCTGCGCGGCTACGGCCAGCGCGATCCGAAGAAGGAGTACAAGAAGGAGGGCTACGACCTCTTCGTGGGCATGACCGAGAGCATCAAGGCGCAGGTCGCGTTCTCGATGTTCCGCATCCAGGTCATGCGCGAGGAGGACGTGCGGCGCCTCGAGGAGCAGCGCCGCCGCGAGGTCGAGGCGCAGCAGCAGCGCATCATGCAGCAGCACATCGCTGCGGCGACCACGAACGCGGGGCCCGGCACGCAGCCGGTGGCGAGCTCGAGCGGGATCGGCGCGGCGCGCGGCGGCGCGCGTGCGGCGGCGGCGGGTGTGCCGGCAGCGGCGGCGCGTGGTGGTCGCACGATCGTGCCGGCGCAGCAGGCGGCGGCGGCGGCAGCGCCGAAGGTCGAGACGGTGCGCCGCGACAAGCCGAAGGTCGGCCGCAACGACCCCTGCTACTGCGGCAGCGGCAAGAAGTACAAGAACTGCCACATGCGCACGGACCAGCAGAGCGAGCCCGCGCTCGACTCCGTCGCCCCCGAGGCCAAGAGCGTCGACGAAGCCCAGGGCTGA
- a CDS encoding cyclic nucleotide-binding domain-containing protein: protein MRTLRDLRAHADARLLAGEAHAALHAYCALVQLQPVDLDARLRVADSLLALGEVQRAAVVYTALARYATHAGYPLRALVALKVLTALEPQLEALLAPLAELYSVGSPRLGRGVRIAPGDPDQLVPETLDLAREIPLEQLAPHAERVAADTTGAAFPERLPPIPLFSELRADVFRALLPALKLRRVRPGEVVLAEGEPGQSFFVIARGEVQVTKQLAQHPEAGGGDTVLATLHEGAVFGEMALVSAAPRSATVRASTDADLLEFDRDALSALSRDVATLAVALDKFTRERLLQNLLQTSPLFRPLDRKQRMDLVRRFTAHDVVPGVQIITEGQPGRGLFVLLSGEVDVSKIDGDSKILLATLKPGDVFGEISLLHDEPASATVTAARQSTVLFLGRDIFQRLVAAFPEIREYVSQLGEERQLDTRLLLETSDGTEELDLEDLVLV, encoded by the coding sequence ATGCGAACGCTCCGCGATCTCCGCGCCCACGCCGACGCGCGCCTCCTCGCCGGCGAGGCCCACGCCGCGCTCCACGCCTACTGCGCGCTGGTGCAGCTCCAGCCCGTCGATCTCGACGCGCGCCTGCGCGTCGCCGACAGCCTCCTCGCGCTCGGCGAGGTGCAGCGCGCGGCCGTCGTCTACACGGCGCTCGCCCGCTACGCGACGCACGCCGGGTACCCGCTGCGCGCGCTCGTCGCGCTCAAGGTGCTCACCGCGCTCGAGCCGCAGCTCGAGGCGCTGCTCGCACCGCTCGCCGAGCTCTACTCGGTGGGCTCGCCGCGCCTCGGTCGCGGCGTGCGCATCGCGCCCGGCGATCCCGACCAGCTCGTTCCCGAGACGCTCGACCTCGCGCGCGAGATCCCGCTCGAGCAGCTCGCGCCGCACGCCGAGCGCGTGGCCGCGGACACCACGGGCGCTGCGTTCCCCGAGCGCCTGCCGCCGATCCCGCTGTTCAGCGAGCTGCGCGCCGATGTGTTCCGCGCGCTGCTCCCCGCGCTCAAGCTGCGCCGCGTCCGCCCGGGCGAGGTCGTGCTCGCGGAGGGAGAGCCCGGCCAGAGCTTCTTCGTCATCGCGCGCGGCGAGGTGCAGGTCACGAAGCAGCTCGCGCAGCACCCCGAGGCGGGCGGAGGCGACACCGTGCTCGCGACGCTCCACGAAGGCGCGGTGTTCGGCGAGATGGCGCTCGTCTCCGCGGCGCCACGCTCGGCGACGGTGCGCGCTTCGACCGACGCCGACCTGCTCGAGTTCGATCGCGACGCGCTGTCCGCGCTCTCGCGCGACGTCGCGACGCTCGCGGTCGCGCTCGACAAGTTCACGCGCGAGCGCCTGCTCCAGAACCTCCTGCAGACGTCGCCGCTCTTCCGCCCGCTCGATCGCAAGCAGCGCATGGATCTCGTGCGCCGCTTCACCGCGCACGACGTCGTGCCCGGCGTGCAGATCATCACCGAGGGCCAGCCCGGCCGCGGGCTCTTCGTGCTGCTCTCGGGCGAGGTCGACGTCTCGAAGATCGACGGCGACAGCAAGATCCTGCTCGCCACGCTCAAGCCCGGCGACGTGTTCGGCGAGATCTCGCTGCTCCACGACGAGCCCGCGAGCGCGACCGTCACGGCGGCGCGCCAGAGCACGGTGCTCTTCCTCGGACGCGACATCTTCCAGCGCCTCGTCGCGGCGTTCCCGGAGATCCGCGAGTACGTCAGCCAGCTCGGCGAGGAGCGCCAGCTCGACACCCGCCTGCTGCTCGAGACCAGCGACGGCACCGAAGAGCTCGACCTCGAGGACCTCGTCCTCGTGTGA
- a CDS encoding glycosyltransferase family 4 protein, whose translation MPATSFPTSPRDVSGLFVLGMARALASLGHEVEVLAPAPDHRDAWTDPAPGVRVRWIDYARPRALQRTFHRAGAPDNLARDPLAWLGAASFPLALAAAMRDRRWDAIASHWGVPCGLVAGAMRGSARHVAIFHSADVHVLSRAPRALARAIAERSDSLVFVSARLRDGFLALAPEARPRSHVIAMGVDAPPSVARARRERFTLLALARLVPVKGLDRAIRALPPDVELVIGGDGPERTRLEQLARTCGARVCFLGTITGDDKARWLATADALIAPSIVLPSGRTEGAPTALIEAMSAALPVVATDVGGVREIVTHEHDGLLVPPDDVGALRDAIARLRDDATLRARLSDHASHTASSRTWPALAPRFEALLAQGSMRRADAGGRNTNVDSASRGFST comes from the coding sequence ATGCCCGCGACGAGCTTCCCGACGTCGCCGCGCGACGTCTCGGGGCTCTTCGTGCTCGGCATGGCACGCGCGCTCGCGTCGCTGGGTCACGAGGTCGAAGTGCTCGCGCCCGCGCCCGATCACCGCGATGCGTGGACCGATCCGGCGCCCGGCGTGCGCGTGCGATGGATCGACTACGCGCGACCGCGCGCGCTCCAGCGCACGTTCCATCGCGCGGGCGCGCCCGACAACCTCGCGCGCGATCCGCTCGCGTGGCTCGGCGCAGCATCGTTCCCGCTCGCGCTCGCCGCGGCGATGAGAGACCGACGATGGGACGCGATCGCGAGCCACTGGGGCGTCCCCTGCGGACTCGTCGCGGGCGCGATGCGCGGATCGGCGCGGCACGTCGCGATCTTCCACTCGGCGGACGTCCACGTGCTCTCGCGCGCGCCGCGCGCGCTCGCTCGTGCGATCGCGGAGCGCAGCGACTCGCTCGTGTTCGTGAGCGCGCGGCTGCGCGACGGATTCCTCGCGCTCGCCCCCGAGGCACGCCCTCGCTCGCACGTGATCGCGATGGGCGTCGATGCCCCGCCGTCCGTCGCGCGCGCACGCCGCGAGCGGTTCACGTTGCTCGCGCTCGCACGTCTGGTCCCCGTGAAGGGCCTCGATCGCGCGATCCGCGCGCTCCCGCCCGACGTCGAGCTCGTGATCGGCGGTGACGGTCCCGAGCGTACGCGCCTCGAGCAGCTCGCGCGCACGTGCGGCGCGCGCGTGTGCTTCCTCGGGACGATCACGGGCGACGACAAGGCGCGCTGGCTCGCGACCGCCGACGCGCTGATCGCGCCCTCGATCGTGCTCCCGAGCGGCCGCACCGAGGGCGCGCCCACCGCGCTGATCGAGGCGATGAGCGCCGCGCTTCCCGTCGTCGCGACCGACGTCGGCGGCGTGCGCGAGATCGTCACCCACGAGCACGACGGCTTGCTCGTGCCGCCCGACGACGTCGGCGCGCTGCGCGACGCGATCGCGCGCCTACGCGACGACGCCACGCTCCGCGCGCGACTCTCCGATCACGCATCGCACACCGCGTCCTCGCGCACCTGGCCCGCGCTCGCGCCGCGCTTCGAGGCGCTGCTCGCTCAGGGCTCGATGCGCCGCGCCGACGCAGGCGGACGAAACACGAACGTCGACTCCGCGAGCCGCGGGTTCTCGACCTGA
- a CDS encoding S8 family peptidase, giving the protein MPSTRSLPWAKVIFGIAVVALLLASVLARSGFRCPATACGAGCPPSRAALSMPHPFVADPATGALLVDLDDDASPEDREAVARELAGAIAPFAWSSGLGEMLSDEAELFRVRAPESEVSDVLARLGRNELVEGIEVERTWSLPETELGFVPSSQPPAATDGERRFTPDDPYYRFQWHLDQIGMPEAWARARGAGVVVAVIDTGVAYRDGDRFLRAPDLARTRFVEGWDFVDDDAQPDDEHGHGTHVAGTIAQSTHNALGVAGVAPEAAIMPLRVLDRNGAGGWGAIAASIRWAADHGANVINMSLGGGMRSRTVERAIEYAHEKGVVVVAAAGNASRSTVEYPARHDHVIAVGAVRFDRTLSFYSSYGRGLDVVAPGGDTRVDQNGDGMPDGVLQNTLVGRDPRRFDYVAYQGTSMAAPHVAGVAALIVGAGVTDPDAVERVLTSTAVDLGDRTRYAAGLVQANAALARASQESGAARGALAALLGLGVLVGLRRRGKLGVGLAGATMLAVVVAGGLGALPWHLVPGLGGLESLLAGGGPGAAAHIGGRWTALFAMSALVPLAAVALMLHFRKMQPLLVGLCLGTAAFLLVEALAPTTAVALLPGWLVGPWLVLNAGVALWLGRQVARQSR; this is encoded by the coding sequence ATGCCGTCCACCCGATCGCTCCCTTGGGCCAAGGTGATCTTCGGGATCGCCGTCGTCGCGCTGCTGCTCGCGTCGGTGCTCGCGCGGTCCGGATTCCGCTGCCCGGCGACCGCATGCGGGGCTGGATGCCCGCCGTCGCGCGCCGCGCTCTCGATGCCGCATCCCTTCGTCGCGGACCCCGCGACGGGCGCGCTGCTGGTCGACCTCGACGACGACGCGTCGCCCGAGGATCGCGAGGCCGTCGCCCGCGAGCTCGCGGGCGCGATCGCGCCGTTCGCCTGGAGCAGCGGGCTCGGCGAGATGCTGAGCGACGAGGCCGAGCTCTTCCGGGTACGCGCGCCCGAGAGCGAGGTGAGCGACGTGCTCGCGCGCCTCGGCCGCAACGAGCTCGTCGAGGGCATCGAGGTGGAGCGCACGTGGTCGCTCCCCGAGACGGAGCTGGGCTTCGTCCCCAGCAGCCAGCCGCCCGCCGCGACCGACGGTGAGCGCCGCTTCACGCCCGACGATCCGTACTACCGCTTCCAATGGCACCTCGATCAGATCGGGATGCCCGAGGCGTGGGCCCGCGCGCGCGGCGCGGGCGTGGTCGTCGCGGTCATCGACACCGGCGTCGCGTACCGCGACGGCGACCGCTTCCTCCGCGCGCCCGACCTCGCGCGCACCCGCTTCGTCGAGGGCTGGGACTTCGTCGACGACGACGCGCAGCCCGACGACGAGCACGGCCACGGCACGCACGTGGCGGGCACGATCGCGCAGAGCACGCACAACGCGCTCGGCGTCGCGGGCGTCGCGCCCGAGGCCGCGATCATGCCGCTGCGCGTGCTCGACCGGAACGGCGCGGGCGGCTGGGGCGCGATCGCGGCGTCGATCCGCTGGGCCGCCGATCACGGCGCGAACGTCATCAACATGTCGCTCGGTGGCGGGATGCGCTCGCGCACCGTCGAGCGCGCGATCGAGTACGCGCACGAGAAGGGCGTCGTGGTCGTCGCGGCGGCCGGCAACGCGTCGCGCAGCACGGTGGAGTACCCCGCGCGCCACGATCACGTCATCGCGGTCGGCGCGGTGCGCTTCGACCGGACGCTCTCGTTCTACTCGTCGTACGGGCGCGGCCTCGACGTGGTCGCGCCGGGCGGCGACACCCGCGTCGACCAGAACGGCGACGGCATGCCCGACGGCGTGCTCCAGAACACGCTCGTCGGCCGCGATCCGCGGCGGTTCGACTACGTCGCATACCAGGGCACGTCGATGGCCGCGCCGCACGTCGCGGGCGTCGCCGCGCTGATCGTCGGCGCCGGCGTGACCGACCCCGACGCGGTCGAGCGCGTGCTGACCTCCACGGCGGTCGATCTCGGTGATCGCACCCGCTACGCGGCGGGTCTGGTCCAGGCGAACGCGGCGCTCGCGCGCGCATCGCAGGAGAGCGGCGCGGCGCGTGGTGCGCTCGCGGCGCTGCTCGGGCTCGGCGTGCTCGTCGGGCTGCGCCGTCGCGGCAAGCTCGGCGTCGGGCTCGCGGGGGCGACGATGCTCGCGGTCGTCGTCGCGGGCGGCCTCGGCGCGCTGCCGTGGCACCTCGTGCCGGGCCTCGGCGGGCTCGAGTCGCTGCTCGCGGGGGGCGGCCCCGGCGCTGCTGCGCACATCGGCGGCCGCTGGACGGCGCTGTTCGCGATGAGCGCGCTGGTGCCGCTCGCCGCCGTCGCGCTGATGCTGCACTTCCGCAAGATGCAGCCGCTGCTCGTCGGCCTGTGCCTCGGCACGGCTGCGTTCCTGCTCGTCGAGGCGCTCGCGCCGACGACCGCGGTCGCGCTGCTCCCCGGCTGGCTCGTGGGCCCCTGGCTCGTGCTCAACGCCGGTGTCGCGCTCTGGCTCGGTCGTCAGGTGGCGCGCCAGTCCCGCTGA
- a CDS encoding LolA family protein has translation MSTRPAPTILACFALASLVATGVIAHAQTDDASTVLAEVRARYGALRGLRARFEQRFHHRLHERDDRWRGRIALQRPGRLRIDYDVPRGRVLASDGTRIVSYEPEPAPGQYYEQAASEDAMPIALGLLMGVELPEGAVIARLVDARQTGFAGSVIELRPSEPVAQYERVWLYVDRAEERRGRVHRVMIIDHAGNTNRFDLIDQVENPRLAESTFVFRPPASARRIEP, from the coding sequence GTGTCGACACGGCCCGCGCCCACGATCCTCGCCTGCTTCGCGCTCGCTTCGCTGGTCGCGACGGGCGTGATCGCGCACGCGCAGACCGACGACGCGAGCACGGTGCTCGCCGAGGTGCGTGCTCGTTACGGCGCGCTGCGCGGGCTGCGCGCGCGCTTCGAGCAGCGGTTCCACCATCGGCTCCACGAGCGCGACGATCGCTGGCGCGGGCGCATCGCGCTCCAGCGTCCCGGACGCTTGCGCATCGACTACGACGTGCCGCGGGGGCGCGTGCTCGCGAGCGACGGGACGCGGATCGTCTCGTACGAGCCCGAGCCCGCGCCGGGGCAGTACTACGAGCAGGCTGCGTCGGAGGACGCGATGCCGATCGCGCTCGGGCTCCTGATGGGCGTCGAGCTCCCCGAGGGCGCGGTGATCGCGCGGCTCGTCGACGCGCGGCAGACGGGGTTCGCGGGGAGCGTGATCGAGCTGCGGCCGAGCGAGCCGGTCGCGCAGTACGAGCGCGTGTGGCTCTACGTCGATCGCGCCGAGGAGCGGCGCGGGCGCGTGCATCGCGTGATGATCATCGACCACGCGGGGAACACCAACCGGTTCGATCTGATCGATCAGGTCGAGAACCCGCGGCTCGCGGAGTCGACGTTCGTGTTTCGTCCGCCTGCGTCGGCGCGGCGCATCGAGCCCTGA
- a CDS encoding glycosyltransferase family 2 protein, which yields MLESAKVAVVVPAYNEARLIARALSGIPSFVDRVVVVDDASTDDTAREAARAGDARVEVVRHARNRGVGAAIATGTRVAFDRGADVAAVMAGDAQMDPSDLERVVAPVARGEFDYCKGDRLSHPSVRRTMPPHRWIANHVLSRLTHLATGIPVRDSQCGYAAISRSAARRVELERMWPGYGYPNDLLGRAAAAGLRVGEVTVRPIYADEESGIGIRHGLVVIPLLLARTAITRHLS from the coding sequence CAAAGGTCGCGGTCGTCGTCCCGGCGTACAACGAGGCGCGCCTCATCGCGCGAGCGCTCTCCGGGATCCCGTCGTTCGTCGATCGCGTCGTCGTGGTGGACGACGCATCGACGGACGACACCGCGCGCGAAGCGGCGCGCGCGGGCGACGCGCGCGTCGAGGTCGTTCGTCACGCGCGCAATCGCGGCGTCGGCGCGGCGATCGCGACCGGAACGCGCGTCGCGTTCGATCGCGGCGCCGACGTGGCCGCAGTGATGGCGGGCGACGCGCAGATGGATCCCTCGGATCTCGAGCGCGTCGTCGCGCCGGTCGCGCGCGGCGAATTCGACTACTGCAAAGGCGATCGCCTCTCGCACCCGAGCGTGCGCCGCACGATGCCGCCGCATCGTTGGATCGCGAACCACGTGCTCTCGCGGCTCACGCACCTGGCGACCGGCATCCCCGTGCGCGACTCGCAGTGCGGCTATGCCGCGATCTCGCGAAGCGCGGCGCGACGCGTCGAGCTCGAGCGCATGTGGCCGGGCTACGGCTATCCGAACGATCTGTTGGGACGCGCGGCGGCCGCAGGCCTGCGCGTCGGCGAGGTCACGGTGCGTCCGATCTACGCCGACGAAGAGAGCGGCATCGGCATCCGTCATGGGCTCGTCGTGATCCCGCTGCTCCTCGCGCGCACCGCGATCACCCGGCACCTCTCGTGA
- a CDS encoding CAP domain-containing protein has product MRAALAWVIVAVLAAPGLARAQRCEDDVLAEAAAAVLMHGGDPTGAELLAAARHAGSDAPTVHALAIHDGDEGRIGPWLERLGERLRAPVVCGEARRDERWLVIAAPRAGRLVDEGNERFRIELGPGFADPMVFVEDPHGNVERVEPFEGRADVPSDLERPVRVQLVARGPDGPRPVAERRIGGDEDPARRTSADDEPLDARIEALRSQAHVSPLRPHRVLASVAQAHADAVCRVGRAAHELEPGRDPRARARERGIEARHVGEVIARGADVAGAFLALTRSPSHRSALVDRRFTDAGAGIATDDAGRACVVVVLAAWPRLVVGASR; this is encoded by the coding sequence ATGCGCGCTGCTCTCGCTTGGGTGATCGTCGCGGTGCTCGCGGCTCCTGGCCTCGCTCGCGCCCAGCGCTGCGAGGACGACGTGCTCGCCGAGGCGGCCGCGGCGGTGCTCATGCACGGCGGGGATCCGACGGGCGCCGAGCTGCTCGCGGCGGCGCGCCACGCGGGCTCCGACGCGCCGACCGTGCACGCGCTCGCGATCCACGACGGCGACGAGGGCCGCATCGGGCCGTGGCTGGAGCGGCTCGGCGAGCGGCTGCGCGCGCCCGTCGTCTGCGGCGAGGCGCGTCGGGACGAGCGCTGGCTCGTGATCGCCGCGCCGCGCGCGGGCCGGCTCGTCGACGAGGGGAACGAGCGCTTCCGGATCGAGCTCGGCCCGGGGTTCGCCGATCCGATGGTGTTCGTCGAAGATCCGCACGGGAACGTCGAGCGTGTGGAGCCCTTCGAGGGACGCGCCGACGTGCCCTCGGATCTCGAGCGCCCGGTGCGGGTGCAGCTCGTCGCGCGCGGGCCCGACGGACCGCGGCCGGTCGCGGAGCGGCGCATCGGCGGCGACGAGGACCCCGCGCGCCGCACGTCGGCCGACGACGAGCCGCTCGACGCGCGCATCGAGGCGCTCCGCTCGCAAGCGCACGTCTCGCCGCTGCGGCCGCATCGCGTGCTCGCGTCGGTCGCGCAAGCGCACGCCGACGCCGTGTGTCGCGTGGGACGCGCGGCCCACGAGCTCGAGCCGGGCCGCGACCCCCGCGCGCGAGCCCGCGAGCGAGGGATCGAAGCGCGCCACGTCGGCGAGGTGATCGCGCGCGGCGCGGACGTGGCGGGCGCGTTCCTCGCGCTGACGCGCAGCCCCTCGCACCGCAGCGCGCTGGTCGACCGCCGGTTCACCGACGCGGGCGCGGGCATCGCGACCGACGACGCCGGGCGTGCCTGCGTCGTGGTGGTCCTCGCCGCCTGGCCGCGCCTGGTCGTGGGCGCGAGCCGCTGA